From the genome of Halomonas sp. I5-271120, one region includes:
- a CDS encoding regulatory protein RecX — protein sequence MAFESGNATRGGGGDQSSPRDDAIRLLARREYSRHELESRLSAKGHAHEDVAACLDALAEQGLQSDERFAEHFVRSRTLRGQGPRKVRAELDQRGVGREMANEALEDAEVDWYQLAAETLARRFSGPGDAPKERAKRERFLAGRGFDFDQLKYALAHAWDAPEVD from the coding sequence ATGGCGTTCGAGTCCGGCAATGCGACACGCGGCGGGGGCGGCGATCAGTCGTCACCCCGTGACGACGCCATTCGACTGCTGGCGCGGCGAGAGTATTCCCGCCACGAGCTCGAGAGCCGCCTGTCAGCCAAGGGGCATGCTCACGAGGACGTGGCGGCCTGCCTCGATGCCCTGGCCGAGCAGGGCCTGCAGTCGGATGAGCGTTTTGCCGAGCACTTCGTGCGCTCGCGCACCTTGCGCGGCCAGGGGCCGCGCAAGGTGCGCGCCGAACTGGATCAGCGCGGCGTGGGGCGCGAGATGGCCAATGAGGCCCTCGAAGATGCTGAAGTCGACTGGTATCAGCTGGCCGCCGAGACCCTCGCTCGGCGCTTCAGTGGTCCCGGTGACGCGCCCAAGGAACGCGCCAAGCGCGAGCGTTTTCTTGCCGGCCGTGGCTTTGACTTCGACCAGCTCAAATATGCCCTGGCCCATGCCTGGGACGCCCCCGAGGTCGACTAG
- a CDS encoding CinA family protein, whose protein sequence is MGNTEALEAFDTLTLATRLGEACRARGASVTAAESCTGGGVAHAITEIAGSSGYFETGYVTYSNAAKTRQLGVPEATLETHGAVSREVVNAMVAGACRDSGASLAVAISGVAGPGGGSEAKPVGTVWLAWGDSIAQEAVCRHFEGDRHAVREQALRAALVGLIVRLEG, encoded by the coding sequence ATGGGGAACACTGAGGCCCTCGAGGCCTTTGACACGCTCACGCTCGCCACTCGGCTGGGCGAGGCCTGCCGGGCCCGAGGCGCGTCGGTAACCGCCGCCGAGTCCTGTACCGGTGGCGGTGTCGCCCATGCCATCACCGAGATCGCCGGCAGCTCCGGCTACTTCGAGACCGGCTACGTGACCTATTCGAACGCGGCCAAGACGCGCCAGCTGGGCGTGCCGGAGGCGACCCTTGAAACGCATGGTGCGGTCAGTCGCGAGGTGGTCAATGCCATGGTAGCTGGGGCCTGTCGCGATAGCGGCGCGAGCCTTGCCGTCGCCATCAGCGGCGTGGCCGGCCCCGGTGGCGGCAGCGAGGCCAAGCCAGTGGGGACGGTGTGGCTGGCCTGGGGCGACAGTATTGCCCAGGAGGCCGTATGTCGGCACTTTGAGGGTGATCGCCACGCGGTGCGCGAGCAGGCGCTGCGGGCGGCGCTGGTTGGGCTGATCGTTCGGCTCGAGGGCTAG
- a CDS encoding FAD-dependent oxidoreductase: MAERLQHNDFQFIDVGRQDPQKKAARTRSREFAEIYEPYQPSEAASQADRCLGCGNPYCEWKCPVHNYIPNWLKLVAEGNILKAAELSHETNSLPEVCGRVCPQDRLCEGDCTLNDGFGAVTIGSVEKYITDTAFAMGWRPDMSQVTRTDKRVAIVGAGPAGLGCADILVRNGVTPVVFDKYPEIGGLLTFGIPEFKLEKSVMERRRAVFEEMGVEFRLNTEIGRDVTIDDLMEDYDAVFLGMGTYKYMQGGFPGEDLPGVHKALDFLIANVNHCLGFEKDPADYVSFEGQRVVVLGGGDTAMDCNRTSIRQGAASVSCAYRRDEENMPGSKREVANAREEGVDFLFNRQPVAVIGEDKVEGIKVVRTRMGEADENGRRRPEVVPGSEEVLPADAVVIAFGFQPTDIDWLEPNNIGTDERGRITAPEHGRYPFQTSNAKVFAGGDMVRGSDLVVTAVYEGRQAGEGILDYLEV, encoded by the coding sequence ATGGCAGAGCGTCTTCAGCACAACGATTTTCAGTTCATCGACGTGGGTCGCCAGGACCCGCAGAAGAAGGCGGCGCGCACCCGTTCGCGGGAGTTTGCCGAGATCTACGAGCCCTACCAGCCAAGTGAGGCCGCCAGTCAGGCCGATCGCTGCCTGGGCTGTGGCAATCCTTATTGCGAGTGGAAGTGCCCGGTCCACAACTATATTCCCAACTGGCTGAAGCTGGTGGCCGAGGGCAACATCCTCAAGGCCGCCGAGCTTTCCCACGAGACCAACTCGCTGCCCGAGGTGTGCGGGCGGGTGTGCCCGCAGGATCGTCTCTGCGAGGGCGACTGCACCCTCAATGACGGCTTCGGGGCGGTGACCATTGGCTCGGTAGAGAAGTACATCACCGATACCGCCTTCGCCATGGGCTGGCGCCCGGACATGTCTCAGGTCACCCGGACCGACAAGCGGGTGGCGATCGTCGGTGCCGGCCCGGCGGGCCTTGGCTGTGCCGATATTCTGGTGCGCAACGGCGTCACCCCGGTGGTGTTCGACAAGTACCCCGAGATCGGTGGCCTGCTGACCTTCGGTATCCCGGAGTTCAAGCTCGAGAAGAGCGTGATGGAGCGTCGTCGTGCGGTCTTCGAGGAAATGGGCGTGGAATTCCGCCTCAATACCGAGATCGGCCGTGACGTCACCATCGATGACCTGATGGAGGACTACGATGCTGTCTTCCTCGGCATGGGTACCTACAAGTACATGCAGGGCGGCTTCCCGGGCGAGGACCTGCCGGGTGTGCACAAGGCGCTGGACTTCCTGATCGCCAACGTCAATCACTGCCTGGGCTTCGAGAAGGATCCCGCCGACTACGTGTCCTTCGAGGGGCAGCGGGTCGTCGTGCTGGGCGGCGGCGACACGGCCATGGACTGCAATCGCACCTCGATCCGCCAGGGTGCGGCCAGCGTGTCCTGCGCCTACCGTCGCGATGAAGAGAATATGCCGGGCTCCAAGCGTGAGGTGGCCAATGCCCGTGAGGAGGGCGTGGACTTCCTGTTCAATCGTCAGCCGGTGGCGGTGATCGGCGAAGACAAGGTCGAGGGCATCAAGGTGGTGCGTACCCGCATGGGCGAGGCCGACGAGAACGGCCGTCGGCGTCCCGAGGTGGTGCCGGGCTCCGAAGAGGTGCTGCCGGCGGATGCGGTGGTCATCGCCTTCGGCTTCCAGCCCACCGATATCGATTGGCTCGAACCGAACAACATCGGCACCGACGAGCGCGGCCGCATCACCGCGCCGGAGCACGGCCGTTACCCCTTCCAGACCAGCAACGCCAAGGTCTTTGCCGGCGGCGATATGGTGCGCGGCTCCGACCTGGTGGTCACTGCCGTCTACGAAGGCCGCCAGGCCGGCGAGGGCATCCTCGACTACCTGGAGGTCTGA
- the eno gene encoding phosphopyruvate hydratase codes for MTKIVDIRALEVLDSRGNPTVQAEVVLENGAKGVACAPSGASTGSREALELRDGDKARYLGKGVLKAVEAVNGAIRERLMGLDALDQRALDNAMLELDGTENKESLGANAILAVSLAAAKAAASAKGVELYAHIAELYGAPGKYLMPVPMMNIINGGEHADNNVDIQEFMIQPVGAPSFREGLRMGAEIFHALKKVLGARGLSTAVGDEGGFAPNLASNAEALAVIKQAVSDAGYTLGSDITLALDCASSEFFKDGQYNLSGEGKSFDAAGFVDYLAELADQYPIVSIEDGMDESDWAGWKALTDKLGDKVQLVGDDLFVTNTKILKRGIDEKIGNSILIKFNQIGSLSETLDAIKMAQDAGFTAVISHRSGETEDTTIADLAVATSAGQIKTGSLCRSDRVAKYNRLLVIEQQLGEAVRYPGLAAIKGQG; via the coding sequence ATGACCAAGATTGTCGATATTCGCGCCCTCGAGGTGCTGGACTCCCGCGGTAATCCCACCGTGCAGGCCGAGGTGGTGCTGGAAAACGGTGCCAAGGGCGTGGCCTGCGCGCCGAGCGGTGCCTCTACCGGTTCACGCGAGGCACTGGAACTGCGCGACGGCGACAAGGCCCGCTATCTGGGCAAGGGCGTACTGAAGGCCGTCGAGGCCGTCAACGGCGCTATCCGTGAGCGATTGATGGGGCTCGACGCGCTGGATCAACGTGCGCTGGACAACGCCATGCTCGAGCTCGACGGTACCGAGAACAAGGAAAGCCTCGGCGCCAACGCCATCCTCGCCGTCTCTCTGGCCGCCGCCAAGGCCGCCGCCAGCGCCAAGGGCGTCGAGCTCTATGCGCACATCGCCGAGCTCTATGGCGCGCCGGGCAAGTACCTGATGCCGGTGCCGATGATGAACATCATCAACGGCGGCGAGCATGCCGACAACAACGTCGACATCCAGGAATTCATGATCCAGCCGGTGGGCGCGCCTTCTTTCCGCGAAGGCCTGCGCATGGGCGCCGAAATCTTCCACGCCCTGAAGAAGGTGCTGGGTGCTCGCGGCCTGTCCACCGCGGTGGGTGATGAGGGTGGCTTCGCGCCTAACCTTGCCTCCAACGCCGAGGCCCTGGCGGTGATCAAGCAGGCGGTGTCAGACGCCGGCTACACGCTTGGCAGCGACATCACCCTGGCGCTCGACTGCGCGTCCAGCGAGTTTTTCAAGGACGGTCAGTACAACCTGTCCGGAGAAGGCAAGAGCTTTGACGCGGCGGGCTTCGTTGATTATCTGGCCGAGCTTGCCGACCAGTACCCAATCGTCTCCATCGAAGATGGCATGGACGAATCCGACTGGGCCGGCTGGAAGGCGCTCACCGACAAGCTCGGCGACAAGGTGCAACTGGTCGGCGACGACCTGTTCGTCACCAATACCAAGATCCTCAAGCGTGGCATCGACGAGAAGATCGGCAACTCCATCCTGATCAAGTTTAACCAGATCGGCTCGCTGTCCGAGACGCTGGATGCGATCAAGATGGCGCAGGACGCCGGCTTCACCGCGGTGATCTCGCATCGCTCCGGTGAGACCGAAGACACCACCATCGCCGACCTGGCCGTGGCTACCTCGGCGGGCCAGATCAAGACCGGCTCGCTGTGCCGCTCCGACCGCGTCGCCAAGTACAACCGCCTGCTGGTGATCGAGCAGCAGCTGGGCGAGGCGGTGCGCTACCCGGGGCTTGCTGCCATCAAGGGTCAGGGCTGA
- the recA gene encoding recombinase RecA: MAQDDNRSKALNAALTQIDRQFGKGTVMRLGDAPRVVMPSVSTGSLGLDIALGIGGLPLGRVVEIYGPESSGKTTLTLSVIAQAQKQGKTCAFVDAEHALDPSYAEKLGVNLDDLLVSQPDNGEQALEICDMLVRSGGVDVIIVDSVAALTPRAEIEGEMGDSHVGLQARLMSQALRKITGNIKNANCMVVFINQIRMKIGVMFGSPETTTGGNALKFYSSVRLDIRRTGSVKQGDEVTGNETRVKVVKNKVAPPFRQAEFQILYGKGIYHAGEVVDLGVQCNLVDKAGAWYSYKGSKIGQGKANAAQYLEDNPTIMEEIESQIRAQLLTQAEPKDDKAESEAVASDELDDKA, from the coding sequence ATGGCACAGGACGACAATCGCTCCAAGGCACTGAACGCGGCGCTCACCCAGATCGATCGCCAGTTCGGCAAGGGCACCGTGATGCGCCTGGGCGACGCGCCGCGCGTGGTGATGCCTTCGGTTTCCACCGGCTCACTGGGCCTGGATATCGCGTTGGGCATCGGCGGGCTGCCGCTGGGCCGGGTCGTCGAGATCTACGGGCCGGAATCCTCGGGCAAGACCACCCTGACCCTGTCGGTGATCGCCCAGGCTCAGAAGCAGGGCAAGACCTGTGCCTTCGTCGACGCCGAGCACGCGCTAGACCCGAGCTACGCCGAGAAGCTCGGCGTCAACCTCGATGACCTGCTGGTCTCGCAGCCGGATAACGGTGAGCAGGCGCTGGAAATCTGCGACATGCTGGTGCGCTCCGGCGGTGTCGACGTGATCATCGTCGACTCGGTGGCGGCGCTGACGCCGCGGGCCGAGATCGAAGGCGAGATGGGCGATTCCCACGTGGGCCTGCAGGCGCGTCTGATGTCGCAGGCGCTGCGCAAGATCACCGGCAACATCAAGAACGCCAACTGCATGGTGGTGTTCATCAACCAGATCCGCATGAAGATCGGTGTGATGTTCGGTAGCCCCGAGACCACCACCGGCGGCAACGCCCTGAAGTTCTACTCAAGCGTGCGCCTGGATATTCGCCGCACCGGCTCGGTCAAGCAGGGCGATGAGGTGACCGGCAACGAGACCCGCGTCAAGGTGGTCAAGAACAAGGTGGCGCCGCCGTTCCGCCAGGCCGAGTTCCAGATCCTCTACGGCAAGGGCATCTACCACGCCGGCGAAGTGGTCGACCTGGGCGTGCAGTGCAACCTGGTCGACAAGGCCGGCGCCTGGTACAGCTACAAGGGCAGCAAGATCGGTCAGGGCAAGGCCAATGCCGCCCAGTATCTCGAGGATAACCCGACCATCATGGAAGAGATCGAGAGCCAGATCCGCGCCCAGTTGCTCACTCAGGCCGAGCCGAAGGACGACAAGGCCGAAAGCGAAGCCGTGGCCAGCGACGAGCTCGACGACAAGGCCTGA
- the kdsA gene encoding 3-deoxy-8-phosphooctulonate synthase produces the protein MSESQKIIEFAGLKAGNALPLALFGGMNVLESREMALEVAERYVEVTGKLGIPYVFKASFDKANRSSIHSYRGPGLEKGLEILAEVKERFNVPVITDVHEPWQAKPVAEVADIIQLPAFLARQTDLVVAMAETGAVINIKKPQFVAPHEMRHIVRKCEEAGNDRLILCERGSSFGYNNLVVDMLGFGDMKATGYPLFFDVTHALQRPGGRADSADGRRAQVAELARAGVAVGLAGLFLEAHPDPDNAKCDGPCALPLDQLEPFLRQLKSLDDLVKGFPALTIA, from the coding sequence ATGAGCGAGTCCCAGAAGATTATCGAGTTTGCCGGCCTCAAGGCCGGCAATGCCCTGCCGCTTGCCCTTTTCGGCGGCATGAACGTGCTCGAGTCCCGCGAGATGGCCCTCGAAGTCGCCGAGCGCTACGTCGAGGTGACCGGCAAGCTCGGCATCCCCTACGTCTTCAAGGCCAGCTTCGACAAGGCCAATCGCAGTTCGATCCACTCCTATCGCGGTCCCGGCCTTGAGAAAGGCCTCGAGATCCTCGCCGAGGTCAAAGAGCGCTTCAATGTGCCGGTCATCACCGATGTCCACGAGCCCTGGCAGGCCAAGCCCGTGGCCGAGGTCGCCGATATCATTCAGCTGCCGGCCTTCCTGGCGCGCCAGACCGATCTGGTGGTGGCCATGGCCGAGACCGGCGCGGTGATCAATATCAAGAAGCCGCAGTTTGTCGCTCCTCACGAGATGCGCCACATTGTGCGCAAGTGCGAGGAAGCCGGTAACGACCGCCTGATCCTCTGCGAGCGCGGCTCGAGCTTCGGCTACAACAACCTGGTGGTCGACATGCTCGGCTTCGGTGATATGAAGGCCACTGGCTACCCGCTGTTCTTCGACGTCACCCATGCCCTGCAGCGCCCCGGCGGTCGCGCTGACAGCGCCGATGGCCGCCGTGCCCAGGTCGCTGAGCTGGCCCGCGCGGGTGTTGCGGTGGGGCTGGCCGGGCTCTTTCTCGAGGCGCATCCTGACCCGGACAATGCCAAGTGCGACGGTCCCTGTGCCCTGCCGCTGGATCAGTTGGAGCCGTTCCTTCGCCAGCTCAAGTCGCTGGACGATCTGGTCAAGGGCTTTCCGGCACTGACGATTGCCTAA
- the fdxA gene encoding ferredoxin FdxA gives MTFVVTENCIKCKYTDCVEVCPVDCFYEGPNFLVIHPDECIDCALCEPECPAEAIFSEDELPEGQQEFIELNAELAEVWPNIAEKTDPLPDAEEWDGKSGKKELLER, from the coding sequence ATGACATTCGTCGTCACCGAGAACTGCATCAAGTGCAAGTACACCGACTGCGTGGAGGTCTGCCCGGTAGACTGCTTCTACGAAGGTCCCAACTTCCTGGTCATCCACCCAGACGAGTGCATCGATTGCGCTCTCTGTGAGCCCGAATGTCCTGCCGAGGCCATCTTCTCCGAGGATGAACTTCCTGAAGGCCAGCAGGAATTCATCGAGCTCAACGCCGAGCTGGCCGAGGTATGGCCGAATATCGCCGAGAAGACAGACCCGCTACCCGACGCCGAGGAATGGGATGGCAAGAGTGGCAAGAAGGAACTGCTCGAGCGCTGA
- a CDS encoding CTP synthase, with amino-acid sequence MTRYIFVTGGVVSSLGKGIASASLAAILEARGLKVTMLKLDPYINVDPGTMSPFQHGEVFVTEDGAETDLDLGHYERFIRTKMTQSNNFTTGRVYEHVLRKERRGDYLGGTVQVIPHITDEIKRRVYEGGEGFDVALVEIGGTVGDIESLPFLESIRQIRSELGANRAIFMHLTLVPYIQTAGETKTKPTQHSVKELRSIGIQPDILICRSEVELEETERRKIALFTNVEERAVVPLQDADTIYRIPLMLHEHGLDEIVCDKLRLEADEAELDEWVRVLDAKLNPLKSVNIAMVGKYMELLDAYKSLNEALIHAGIQNRIKVNIDYIDSEDIERHGPERLAGKDAILVPGGFGERGVEGKIATARFAREQNIPYLGICLGMQVAVIEFARHVAGWADANSTEFTHDTQHPVVGLITEWLNAEGKIELRDAASDLGGTMRLGGQVCHLKPGSKAREAYGSDEIVERHRHRFEVNNQFIGELEKAGLVISGKSVDESLVEMVELPDHPWFVACQFHPEFTSTPRDGHPLFSGFIQAALEQKQVRARQQAQAQPQG; translated from the coding sequence ATGACACGATATATCTTCGTGACCGGCGGCGTTGTGTCCTCTCTTGGCAAGGGCATCGCGTCCGCTTCGCTGGCGGCGATTCTCGAGGCGCGTGGCCTCAAGGTCACCATGCTCAAGCTGGATCCGTACATCAACGTCGATCCGGGCACCATGAGCCCCTTCCAGCATGGCGAAGTATTCGTCACCGAGGATGGCGCTGAGACCGACCTGGACCTGGGCCACTACGAGCGCTTCATTCGTACCAAGATGACCCAGAGCAACAACTTCACCACCGGCCGTGTCTACGAGCACGTGCTGCGCAAGGAGCGCCGCGGCGACTACCTGGGCGGTACCGTGCAGGTGATTCCGCACATCACCGATGAGATCAAGCGCCGCGTCTATGAAGGCGGTGAAGGCTTCGATGTGGCACTGGTTGAGATCGGCGGCACCGTTGGCGACATCGAGTCGCTGCCGTTCCTCGAGTCGATCCGTCAGATCAGAAGCGAGCTCGGTGCCAACCGCGCCATCTTCATGCACCTGACCCTGGTGCCCTACATCCAGACCGCCGGCGAGACCAAGACCAAGCCGACCCAGCACAGCGTCAAGGAGCTGCGCTCGATCGGTATCCAGCCGGATATCCTGATCTGTCGCAGCGAAGTCGAGCTCGAGGAGACCGAGCGTCGCAAGATTGCCCTGTTCACCAACGTTGAAGAACGTGCGGTGGTGCCGCTGCAGGATGCCGATACTATCTATCGCATTCCGCTGATGCTGCACGAGCATGGCCTCGACGAGATCGTCTGCGACAAGCTGCGCCTGGAAGCCGATGAAGCCGAACTGGACGAGTGGGTGCGGGTGCTCGACGCCAAGCTCAACCCGCTGAAGTCGGTCAATATCGCCATGGTCGGCAAGTACATGGAGCTTCTGGATGCCTACAAGTCGCTGAATGAGGCGCTGATCCACGCCGGCATCCAGAACCGCATCAAGGTCAACATCGACTACATCGATTCCGAAGACATCGAACGTCACGGCCCCGAGCGGCTGGCCGGCAAGGACGCCATTCTGGTGCCCGGCGGCTTCGGTGAGCGCGGCGTGGAAGGCAAGATTGCCACCGCCCGCTTCGCCCGCGAGCAGAATATTCCCTACCTGGGTATCTGTCTCGGTATGCAGGTCGCGGTGATCGAGTTCGCCCGCCACGTCGCCGGCTGGGCGGATGCCAACTCCACCGAGTTCACCCACGACACCCAGCACCCGGTGGTCGGTCTGATCACCGAGTGGCTGAATGCCGAGGGCAAGATCGAGCTGCGCGATGCGGCCTCCGATCTCGGCGGCACCATGCGTCTGGGTGGCCAGGTCTGCCACCTGAAGCCGGGCTCCAAGGCCCGCGAAGCCTATGGCAGCGACGAGATCGTCGAGCGTCACCGTCACCGCTTCGAGGTTAATAACCAGTTCATTGGCGAGCTCGAGAAGGCCGGCCTGGTGATCTCCGGCAAGAGCGTCGACGAGTCGCTGGTGGAGATGGTCGAGCTGCCGGACCATCCCTGGTTCGTGGCCTGCCAGTTCCACCCTGAGTTCACCTCCACGCCCCGCGACGGCCACCCGCTGTTCAGTGGCTTTATCCAGGCGGCTCTCGAGCAGAAGCAGGTGCGCGCACGGCAGCAGGCCCAGGCTCAGCCGCAAGGCTAA
- the mutS gene encoding DNA mismatch repair protein MutS, whose amino-acid sequence MTQASAQHTPMMSQFLKIKREHPEVLLFYRMGDFYELFFDDAKRAAALLDITLTQRGQSAGKPIPMAGVPYHSAEGYLARLVKAGESVAICEQIGDPATSKGPVERKVVRIVTPGTLYDEALLDASRDNLVLAAYSRGETWGMAWLELSSGRFSVLEVEGEAEMLAEVQRLDPAELLIADSQDLPPSIAERRGLRRQSDWLFDLESATRSLCDQFAVQDLRGFGCAHLEAAMTAAGVLIDYARDTQRSQLPHVTAIGVENRDDAVVIDAASRRNLEIDTNLGGNSDNTLASVLDTTATAMGSRLMKRWLNRPLHDRPRVLARQAAVALLLDDEAFVALREDLKAIGDVERILARVALRSARPRDLARLRDALNALPGLEASLAGFDEGTALDELRRHIRPYPALAETLTRALVENPPVVIRDGGVIATGYDEELDEQRGLAENAGDYLIQLETRERERTGLAGLKVGYNRVHGYYIEIPRAQAREAPADYIRRQTLKNAERFIIPELKEFEDKALSAKSRALGREKLLYESLLDTLGAELDALQQTGRALASLDVLASFAERAQALDFVRPTLTEAPGINIQGGRHPVVEHVSEAPFVPNDLALDDNRRMLVITGPNMGGKSTYMRQAALITLLAHTGSFVPADAAEIGPVDRIFTRIGSSDDLAGGRSTFMVEMTETANILHNASDKSLVLMDEIGRGTSTFDGLSLAWASAEQLTRSRAFTLFATHYFEMTALPDQAPGVANVHLTAAEHKDGIVFMHRVEDGPASQSYGLQVAQLAGVPQHVIARAREKLAVLEQQEIDQGQRQTPLADPAADIGSSAPPSAAAPRQDDLFASTPHPLLDELAGLDVDGLSPRQALELLYAWREKV is encoded by the coding sequence ATGACCCAGGCCAGCGCCCAGCACACCCCGATGATGAGCCAGTTCCTGAAGATCAAGCGCGAGCACCCCGAGGTGCTGCTGTTTTATCGCATGGGGGACTTCTATGAGCTGTTCTTCGACGACGCCAAGCGCGCCGCCGCCCTGCTCGACATCACCTTGACCCAGCGCGGCCAGTCGGCGGGCAAGCCGATTCCCATGGCGGGCGTGCCCTACCACAGCGCCGAGGGCTACCTGGCACGACTGGTCAAGGCCGGCGAGTCAGTGGCGATCTGCGAACAGATCGGCGACCCAGCCACCAGCAAGGGCCCGGTGGAGCGCAAGGTGGTGCGCATCGTCACCCCTGGCACGCTCTACGATGAGGCGCTGCTCGATGCCAGCCGCGATAACCTGGTACTGGCCGCCTATTCGCGTGGCGAGACCTGGGGCATGGCCTGGCTGGAGCTGTCCAGTGGGCGCTTCAGCGTACTGGAGGTCGAGGGCGAGGCCGAGATGCTCGCCGAGGTCCAGCGCCTCGATCCCGCCGAACTGCTGATCGCCGACAGCCAGGACCTTCCGCCCTCGATTGCCGAGCGCCGCGGCCTGCGCCGCCAGAGCGACTGGCTGTTCGATCTCGAGTCCGCGACCCGCTCCCTATGCGACCAGTTCGCGGTACAGGACCTGCGCGGCTTCGGCTGCGCCCACCTCGAGGCCGCCATGACCGCCGCCGGGGTGCTAATCGACTATGCCCGTGACACCCAGCGCTCCCAACTGCCTCACGTTACCGCCATCGGCGTCGAGAACCGGGACGACGCCGTGGTCATCGACGCCGCCAGCCGGCGCAATCTGGAGATCGACACCAACCTGGGCGGCAACAGCGACAACACCCTGGCCAGCGTCCTCGACACCACCGCCACCGCCATGGGCTCGCGCCTGATGAAGCGCTGGCTGAACCGGCCGCTGCACGACCGCCCGCGTGTACTGGCCCGCCAGGCCGCCGTGGCGCTACTGCTCGACGACGAGGCCTTCGTGGCCCTGCGCGAGGATCTGAAAGCCATCGGCGACGTCGAGCGCATCCTGGCCCGCGTGGCGCTGCGCAGCGCACGCCCCCGCGACCTGGCCCGGCTGCGTGACGCACTGAACGCCCTGCCCGGCCTCGAGGCGAGCCTCGCAGGCTTCGACGAGGGCACCGCGCTCGACGAGCTCAGGCGCCATATCCGCCCTTATCCCGCGCTTGCCGAGACGCTCACCCGGGCACTGGTCGAGAACCCGCCGGTGGTGATCCGCGATGGTGGCGTGATCGCCACCGGATATGACGAGGAGCTCGACGAGCAGCGAGGCCTGGCCGAAAACGCCGGTGACTACCTGATCCAGCTGGAGACCCGCGAGCGCGAGCGCACCGGCCTGGCCGGCCTCAAGGTCGGCTACAACCGGGTGCACGGCTACTACATCGAGATCCCACGCGCCCAGGCTCGCGAGGCGCCGGCAGACTACATCCGCCGCCAGACGCTGAAGAACGCCGAGCGCTTCATCATCCCCGAGCTCAAGGAGTTCGAGGACAAGGCGCTGTCGGCCAAGTCGCGGGCGCTGGGTCGTGAGAAGCTCCTCTACGAATCGCTGCTCGACACCCTGGGGGCCGAGCTCGACGCCCTGCAGCAGACGGGCCGGGCGCTGGCCAGCCTCGATGTGCTGGCGAGCTTCGCCGAGCGAGCCCAGGCGCTCGACTTCGTGCGCCCGACCCTCACCGAGGCCCCCGGCATCAACATCCAGGGCGGGCGCCACCCGGTGGTCGAACACGTCAGCGAGGCGCCCTTCGTGCCCAATGACCTGGCCCTGGACGACAACCGGCGCATGTTGGTGATCACCGGCCCCAACATGGGCGGCAAGTCGACCTACATGCGTCAGGCGGCGCTGATCACCCTGCTGGCCCACACCGGCAGCTTCGTGCCCGCCGATGCCGCCGAGATCGGCCCGGTCGATCGCATCTTCACCCGCATCGGCTCCTCGGATGACCTGGCCGGCGGTCGTTCGACCTTCATGGTCGAGATGACCGAGACCGCCAACATCCTGCACAACGCCAGCGACAAGAGCCTGGTGCTGATGGACGAGATCGGCCGCGGCACCTCGACCTTCGACGGCCTGTCACTGGCCTGGGCCAGCGCCGAGCAGCTGACCCGCTCGCGGGCCTTCACGCTGTTCGCCACCCACTACTTCGAGATGACCGCCCTGCCCGATCAGGCACCGGGGGTCGCCAACGTGCACCTGACCGCCGCCGAGCACAAGGACGGCATCGTCTTCATGCATCGGGTGGAAGATGGCCCAGCGAGTCAGAGCTATGGCCTGCAGGTCGCCCAACTGGCCGGGGTGCCCCAGCACGTCATCGCCCGGGCGCGCGAGAAACTCGCCGTACTCGAACAGCAGGAAATCGACCAGGGCCAGCGCCAGACACCCCTGGCCGACCCGGCAGCAGACATCGGGTCGAGTGCGCCCCCCTCGGCAGCGGCGCCTCGCCAGGACGACCTGTTCGCCAGCACGCCACATCCGCTGCTCGACGAGCTGGCCGGCCTGGATGTCGACGGCCTGAGCCCACGCCAAGCCCTGGAACTGCTCTACGCCTGGCGGGAGAAGGTCTAG